GGATAAAAGCGCTTAAAAGCTGGCTCTATTTTTATAAGAGGATCGAGTAAAAGCTTTGTATAATAGGGCATCATACGCTCATATGAAATAAATGGTACTACTTCAATAGGATCGTGATTATAAGGTGAATCATGTTTTCTATAGCGTTTTATGAGTTTTGAAGTATTGAGATCACTAAACTTTGCAGTTATTTTCTCAATTGAGCCAAGTAGTTTTTCTCTTTTTTTTAAATGAGGAACAATTTTTATCTTAAATCCAATATTATTCACTGCGAGAGGTTTTCCAAATCTATCAAGAATCTCTCCACGAACAGGAACAATCCACTCCTTTTTTATCATATTCTGTTTTGCTAAAGCTTCATAGTAGCTATTGGACTTAATAGAGAGAAAATATATACGAGAGAGTAAAATACCCCAAACAATAAAAAAGAGAATGAGTATAAATCTACTTCTCATATATCACCAATACCAAGATATCTAAAAGCATATAGTAGCCAACTATCCAATAATCTAATGGATAAATTATTTGTAAAATATATCCCAAAACTATATGGATGAGGATTATTCCTATATAGAAAAAGGCGCTGCTAGCAATTTTCAACATCACATTCCAAACAAAATATTTATATAAAATTTGCAATAAAGAGAGTGTAATAAAAAGATTGAAAAAGAGTGTATATCTTACAAAATCATGATCAATTTCATATAAATAAATATATGCAATACCAAAAAGCCAAGTAATTGCATCCCGTTTTTGAAAAAGCAGCCATACAACTACCCCCAAGAGAGAGGGGAGATAGATAAAAATAGTTGTTAAAGGTTCATATACAAAAAGTAAGATAAGATAGATAAAGATTCTTAATTGACTCTTTTTAACATCGCCACTTCGTTGCATATAGGAAAATGCTTGCATTTTATACAATCTTGCCAGATTTTTTGTTCTGGTATTTGCTCTTTTGGTATCTCATGAAATCCCAGTTTTTCAAAAAACTCCCTGTTGTACGTAAGTGCTAATATCTCTTGGACAGCTAAAGATTTGCCCTCTTCAAGAGCCCGTGTTACAAGCTCTTTTCCTATTCCCTTTCCTTGAAACTCCTCTTTAACTATAAGGCTGCGTATCTCGGCTAAACGCATACTATGAATATGAAGTGCAACATATCCGATTATGCTCTCCTCTATTGAAGCAACAATATATGATCGTATATTTGTTGCCACTTCGTCATCACTTCTTGGCAGGATTATACCATCTTTAACATATTGTGCCACCAGACTTTGCATAGCTGGAATATCAGTGAGAATCGGTTTTTTGTATGTTACCAAAGACATGTTCGAGTATCTTTTCTTGAAGTTTTTCTATCCCCTCTTTGTTCATGCTTGAAATCAAAAGGGCATCAGGATAGAGTCGCTTTATTTTGGCTCTCTCTTTTTGTTTGAGTTTATCTGCTTTTGTAAAAACCTCTATTACCTTTTGATCACCTCTTTGAATACGTTGTAAAAATAGTCGTGTTTGCGCATCTAACTCCATTTCTGGATGTCTTGCGTCTATAAGGTGTACAAATACTCTAATTGATTCTCTTTTTTGCAAAAACTCTGTTAGACTCTTTTGCCAAGCGTTTTTAAGAGATTTACTCGTTTTTGCATACCCATAACCTGGAAGATCTACAAAACGAAGAGGATAGATATTCTCATCAACTTTGTAAACAACATCAAAAAAATTTATGAGCTTTGTTTTTCCTGGTGTTGCAGAGCTCTTTGCAAGATTTTTTCTTTGCGTCAATGCATTGAGTAGTGAGCTTTTTCCTACATTACTGCGACCTAAAAAGGCCACCTCACTCATACTTGCTGGTGGCGCTTCTTTTATAGTAGGTGCAGATGTGACAAATGTTGCTTTGCTTACTTTTATCATTTTTCCTCTATTGTAAAAATCATCTTTACAGGAGTATCTTGTGTTCCTTTTACAGATATTTTACTCTGCTGGAGATTGAGATAGATGTTTTGCGCATAAATCCTCTTTTTTTGTGGAAACTGCACTATTTCCACACTGCCACGAAGATAATACTCCTTTTTACTAGGGTAATAAATAACCTCTTTTGCTTTACCTTTATATTTTTTGCCCTGTTGATCATGTAAAACAAACGT
The Nitratiruptor tergarcus DSM 16512 genome window above contains:
- a CDS encoding N-acetyltransferase; translated protein: MVTYKKPILTDIPAMQSLVAQYVKDGIILPRSDDEVATNIRSYIVASIEESIIGYVALHIHSMRLAEIRSLIVKEEFQGKGIGKELVTRALEEGKSLAVQEILALTYNREFFEKLGFHEIPKEQIPEQKIWQDCIKCKHFPICNEVAMLKRVN
- the yihA gene encoding ribosome biogenesis GTP-binding protein YihA/YsxC, which encodes MIKVSKATFVTSAPTIKEAPPASMSEVAFLGRSNVGKSSLLNALTQRKNLAKSSATPGKTKLINFFDVVYKVDENIYPLRFVDLPGYGYAKTSKSLKNAWQKSLTEFLQKRESIRVFVHLIDARHPEMELDAQTRLFLQRIQRGDQKVIEVFTKADKLKQKERAKIKRLYPDALLISSMNKEGIEKLQEKILEHVFGNIQKTDSH
- the lptA gene encoding lipopolysaccharide transport periplasmic protein LptA; translated protein: MKKIFFILCLSFFSLYAAQIEITSKKFEADQKKLFSKFIGNVIFKKGSDIIKADEVFIYFNKAKKPQKIDAKGHVTFVLHDQQGKKYKGKAKEVIYYPSKKEYYLRGSVEIVQFPQKKRIYAQNIYLNLQQSKISVKGTQDTPVKMIFTIEEK